A part of Halobaculum sp. MBLA0143 genomic DNA contains:
- a CDS encoding bifunctional oligoribonuclease/PAP phosphatase NrnA has protein sequence MFPPQIDRLSQATREALGVGPDVLAAAVVVGVVLVGLAVVVARRLRQSPGERLRDVLREYDEVSVLLHPDPDADAMAAGVGVAKLADWVDTETTIQYSGQVRRQENRAFRTVLDVELECIDHVTDISAEAVVLVDHNEPRGFGGADGVLPAVVVDHHPGDGSAEEFTDVRTDYGASASLVAEYFRDLNATPVPPDRHDSEVADPALPTWIATGLLYGVLSDTARLTRGASDADFAAAGYLSPGVDEDLLSRIADPDVSTETLEVKARAIAGREIQGSYAVSDVGSVSNADAIPQAADELVGLEGVSAVVVVGDKDGTLHLSGRSRDDRVHMGRALDAAVGDLPNASAGGHARMGGGRVPPAVQADGTREVTAPRGEQLESRLFDAMDGELQ, from the coding sequence AGGCCCTGGGTGTCGGGCCAGACGTGCTGGCGGCGGCGGTCGTCGTCGGAGTGGTCCTCGTGGGGCTGGCGGTGGTCGTCGCCCGGCGACTGCGCCAGTCACCCGGCGAGCGACTCCGGGACGTGTTGCGGGAGTACGACGAGGTGTCGGTCCTGCTGCACCCGGACCCGGACGCGGACGCGATGGCCGCCGGCGTCGGCGTCGCGAAGCTGGCAGACTGGGTCGACACGGAGACGACGATCCAGTACTCCGGGCAGGTGCGGCGCCAGGAGAACCGCGCCTTCCGGACGGTGTTGGACGTCGAGCTGGAGTGTATCGACCACGTCACGGACATCTCTGCGGAGGCGGTCGTCCTCGTCGACCACAACGAACCCCGAGGGTTCGGCGGCGCCGACGGCGTCCTCCCGGCGGTCGTGGTGGACCACCACCCCGGGGACGGCTCCGCCGAGGAGTTCACCGACGTGCGGACGGACTACGGCGCCTCCGCCAGTCTCGTCGCGGAGTACTTCCGGGATCTGAACGCCACCCCGGTGCCGCCGGACCGTCACGACAGCGAGGTGGCGGACCCGGCGCTGCCGACCTGGATCGCCACGGGGCTGTTGTACGGGGTGTTGTCGGACACGGCCCGGCTCACTCGCGGGGCGTCGGACGCCGACTTCGCGGCCGCGGGCTACCTCTCTCCGGGCGTCGACGAGGACCTCCTGTCGCGTATCGCCGACCCGGACGTGTCGACGGAGACGCTGGAGGTGAAGGCCCGAGCCATCGCCGGCCGGGAGATCCAGGGGTCGTACGCCGTCAGCGACGTCGGGTCGGTGTCGAACGCGGACGCTATCCCGCAGGCCGCAGACGAGCTCGTCGGACTGGAGGGGGTGTCGGCGGTGGTCGTCGTCGGCGACAAGGACGGCACGCTCCACCTCTCCGGACGGTCGCGCGACGACCGGGTTCACATGGGTCGAGCGTTGGACGCGGCCGTCGGTGACCTCCCGAACGCCTCTGCCGGCGGCCACGCCCGAATGGGCGGCGGGCGCGTTCCGCCGGCGGTCCAGGCGGACGGCACCCGCGAGGTGACCGCGCCCCGGGGCGAGCAGCTGGAGTCGCGGTTGTTCGACGCGATGGACGGGGAGCTCCAGTGA
- the metG gene encoding methionine--tRNA ligase, which translates to MSHEDFPTESPAVVTCGLPYANGDLHIGHLRTYVGGDVYARALESVGQETAFVCGSDMHGTAIAVLAEQRGVEPAELATGYHEQYRETFPEFGVEFDSYGHTDDETNHATTREFVQTLIDEDHVYERSIEVAYDVAADQSLPDRFVEGTCPYCGERARGDECDDGCGRHLEPGEIESPESTITGNPAEYREQEHRFFRVSEFQEYLSSFLDRLEGTANAQNQPREWIEGELRDWCISRDMDWGVDYPGDDEGTDDLVLYVWVDAPIEYVSATKQYTEQVGAETFDWGEAWGVPEADGGFEPFASPETANDGGEIVHVIGRDIIQHHTVFWPAMLRGVGYGEPRAVMASGFMTLDGEGFSTSRDRAVWAQEYLEEGFHPDLLRYYLATNGAFQRDVDFSWEKFRERVNTELVGTVGNFLYRSLLFAYRNFDGVPDATASEPVRAEIEDAVDAVRDGVNDYSVRQVGEAVTDLARFGNEYIQREEPWNLTDDDPDRAAQVIFDCVQLARAVAVLFEPVAPGKAEELWTQLDEDGSVHDTTVEDATRAPSGDLREPTELFEKIEDERVEELNEKLEERVAAATDGDETDGDDADAAETDETETDETAAADGSDVTDLDPVAEDRIGFDQFQELDLRVGEILVADPVEDADDLVRLEVDVGVEERQIVAGIKRLHDTDDLPGTRVVIVANLEPTELFGLESNGMLLAAGEEADLLTTQGDAVPGTQVR; encoded by the coding sequence GTGAGCCACGAGGACTTTCCGACGGAGTCGCCGGCGGTGGTGACGTGTGGGCTGCCGTACGCCAACGGTGACCTCCACATCGGACACCTCCGGACGTACGTCGGCGGCGACGTGTACGCCCGGGCGTTGGAGTCGGTCGGCCAGGAGACGGCGTTCGTCTGTGGGTCGGACATGCACGGCACGGCCATCGCCGTCCTGGCCGAACAACGGGGGGTCGAGCCGGCGGAGCTGGCGACCGGCTACCACGAACAGTACCGGGAGACGTTCCCGGAGTTCGGCGTGGAGTTCGACAGCTACGGCCACACGGACGACGAGACGAACCACGCCACCACCCGGGAGTTCGTCCAGACCCTGATCGACGAGGACCACGTCTACGAACGATCCATCGAGGTGGCGTACGACGTGGCGGCCGATCAGTCGCTGCCGGACCGGTTCGTCGAGGGGACGTGCCCGTACTGCGGCGAGCGAGCCCGCGGCGACGAGTGTGACGACGGCTGCGGTCGACACCTGGAGCCGGGAGAGATCGAGTCGCCGGAGTCGACGATCACCGGCAACCCCGCGGAGTACCGCGAACAGGAACACCGCTTCTTCCGGGTGTCGGAGTTCCAGGAGTACCTCTCGTCGTTCCTCGACCGTCTGGAGGGGACGGCCAACGCTCAGAACCAACCCCGCGAGTGGATCGAAGGGGAACTGCGGGACTGGTGTATCTCCCGCGACATGGACTGGGGTGTCGACTACCCGGGAGACGACGAGGGGACGGACGATCTCGTCTTGTACGTCTGGGTGGACGCCCCCATCGAGTACGTCTCCGCGACGAAACAGTACACGGAGCAGGTCGGCGCCGAGACGTTCGACTGGGGCGAGGCGTGGGGGGTACCCGAGGCCGACGGCGGCTTCGAGCCGTTCGCGTCGCCGGAGACGGCCAACGACGGCGGGGAGATCGTCCACGTCATCGGCCGGGACATCATCCAACACCACACCGTGTTCTGGCCCGCGATGTTGCGGGGCGTGGGCTACGGTGAGCCCCGGGCGGTGATGGCCAGCGGCTTCATGACGCTCGACGGCGAGGGCTTCTCCACCTCGCGTGACCGCGCCGTCTGGGCCCAAGAGTACCTCGAGGAGGGGTTCCACCCGGACCTGTTGCGCTACTACCTCGCCACCAACGGAGCGTTCCAACGGGACGTGGACTTCTCCTGGGAGAAGTTCCGCGAACGGGTGAACACGGAGCTGGTCGGCACGGTCGGCAACTTCCTCTACCGGTCGTTGCTGTTCGCGTACCGCAACTTCGACGGCGTGCCGGACGCGACCGCCTCGGAGCCCGTCCGCGCGGAGATCGAAGACGCCGTAGACGCCGTCCGGGACGGGGTGAACGACTACTCCGTCCGGCAGGTGGGCGAGGCGGTGACGGATCTCGCACGCTTCGGCAACGAGTACATCCAGCGGGAGGAGCCGTGGAACCTCACGGACGACGACCCCGACCGGGCCGCACAGGTGATCTTCGACTGTGTCCAGCTGGCCCGTGCGGTGGCGGTGTTGTTCGAGCCGGTGGCACCCGGGAAGGCGGAGGAGCTGTGGACACAGCTCGACGAGGACGGGTCGGTCCACGACACGACCGTCGAGGACGCGACCCGGGCACCGTCCGGCGACCTCCGGGAGCCGACGGAGCTGTTCGAGAAGATCGAAGACGAGCGGGTCGAGGAACTCAACGAGAAGCTGGAAGAACGGGTGGCCGCCGCGACGGACGGTGACGAGACGGACGGAGACGACGCGGACGCGGCAGAGACGGACGAGACCGAAACTGACGAGACCGCCGCGGCCGACGGCTCGGACGTGACCGATCTCGACCCCGTCGCCGAGGACCGCATCGGCTTCGACCAGTTCCAGGAACTCGACTTGCGTGTCGGGGAGATTCTCGTCGCCGATCCCGTCGAGGACGCGGACGACCTCGTCCGTCTCGAAGTGGACGTCGGCGTCGAGGAACGCCAGATCGTCGCCGGGATCAAACGGCTCCACGACACGGACGACCTGCCGGGCACCCGAGTCGTGATCGTCGCCAACCTGGAGCCGACGGAGCTGTTCGGCCTGGAGTCGAACGGAATGCTGCTCGCGGCCGGCGAGGAGGCGGACCTGTTGACCACCCAAGGGGACGCCGTCCCGGGGACACAGGTGCGGTAG
- a CDS encoding HVO_0758 family zinc finger protein — MESVRKGLRRGDLAKDNYERLQCANCDENLKTENDPDEVFTRRVCPECGGEWKEIG; from the coding sequence ATGGAGAGCGTGCGGAAGGGGCTGCGGAGAGGAGATCTGGCGAAGGACAACTACGAGCGGCTCCAGTGCGCGAACTGTGACGAGAACCTGAAGACGGAGAACGACCCGGACGAGGTGTTCACGCGACGGGTCTGTCCGGAGTGTGGCGGGGAGTGGAAGGAGATCGGGTAG
- a CDS encoding aldo/keto reductase, producing MATADDTWRFRDRFGEEFGRTYFRRFGPGVVSSVGVGTYLGDPTDDDDDRYRESLETALGTGVNLLDTASNYRAGRSERVVGDALADSDTPREAVVVATKGGFVPFDGERPDDPAAYVRREFVDDGPLAPGDLARGSHALTPAFLADQLDRSVSRLGVDRVDCYYLHNPETQLAVRDRAAVYDQIEAAFELLERRRAAGDLGRYGVATWDALRVPPSAEAHLDLGEILTRARAAADTVGADDHGFAAVQLPFNVRMADAFTVAAHDHDGDRVSALEFAHREGLSVFTSASLAQGELTTEGSTPPAVDARLEGDTPAQRALNFARSAPAVTAALVGARRVDHLRENVAAGTFDPMGAGQFDEVFE from the coding sequence ATGGCCACCGCAGACGACACCTGGCGGTTCCGCGACCGCTTCGGCGAGGAGTTCGGTCGCACCTACTTCAGACGGTTCGGCCCGGGCGTCGTCTCCAGCGTCGGCGTCGGCACCTACCTCGGTGACCCGACGGACGACGACGACGACCGCTACCGCGAGAGCCTCGAGACCGCGCTCGGCACGGGGGTGAACCTCCTCGACACCGCGAGCAACTACCGCGCCGGCCGCAGCGAACGGGTGGTCGGCGACGCGCTCGCCGACAGCGACACCCCCCGCGAGGCGGTCGTCGTCGCCACCAAAGGCGGGTTCGTCCCGTTCGACGGGGAGCGGCCGGACGACCCCGCCGCGTACGTCCGCCGGGAGTTCGTCGACGACGGCCCCCTGGCGCCCGGCGACCTGGCGCGTGGCAGCCACGCCCTGACCCCCGCCTTCCTCGCCGATCAACTCGACCGCTCGGTGTCCCGGCTGGGTGTCGACCGTGTCGACTGTTACTACCTCCACAACCCGGAGACGCAGTTGGCCGTCCGCGACCGTGCGGCCGTCTACGACCAGATCGAGGCCGCTTTCGAGCTGTTGGAGCGGCGCCGCGCCGCCGGCGACCTGGGCCGGTACGGCGTCGCCACCTGGGACGCCCTCCGCGTCCCGCCGTCGGCCGAGGCCCACCTGGACCTGGGGGAGATTCTCACCCGGGCGCGGGCCGCCGCCGACACCGTCGGCGCCGACGACCACGGCTTCGCGGCCGTTCAGCTCCCGTTCAACGTCCGGATGGCCGACGCGTTCACCGTCGCCGCCCACGACCACGACGGCGACCGGGTGAGTGCCCTGGAGTTCGCCCACCGCGAGGGGCTGTCCGTGTTCACGAGCGCCAGCCTCGCACAGGGGGAGCTGACGACGGAGGGGTCGACCCCGCCGGCCGTCGACGCGAGGCTAGAGGGTGACACGCCGGCACAGCGTGCGCTCAACTTCGCTCGGTCGGCGCCGGCGGTGACGGCGGCGCTCGTCGGCGCCAGACGGGTCGACCACCTCCGCGAGAACGTCGCTGCGGGCACGTTCGACCCGATGGGCGCGGGCCAGTTCGACGAAGTGTTCGAGTAG
- a CDS encoding glycosyltransferase has translation MHSVAAFTDTYLPTVNGVTYTVSTWRDRWLDRGGRMDVVFPEAPSYDPDRGAGEHPTRSFGFPFYEGFRFGLPGVPDSVRRPEPEVVHAHTPFGLGLSALYLARRIDAPLVASYHTPTAEYADYLARGPVASVVEGSARRYERWFMNRADVVVAPSEPAREHLREIGVDSPVRIVPNGVDAAFFSPAGDDAVAAFRERHDLPDGPLVGYTGRHGFEKELDAIPPAVAAAETDATLVFGGEGPAREAVAAAADDHGVDTRFLGFLDREELPTFYSALDAFLFPSPVETQGLVALEATACGTPVVGVDAGALADTVDDGHNGLHFPPGDTAAFADAVDRALANRERLRRNCLDDRSVASADHAVDVLADVYDDVR, from the coding sequence ATGCACAGTGTCGCCGCCTTCACCGACACGTACCTCCCGACGGTGAACGGCGTCACCTACACTGTCAGTACCTGGCGCGACCGGTGGCTCGACCGCGGCGGACGGATGGACGTAGTGTTCCCGGAGGCGCCCAGCTACGACCCGGACCGCGGTGCGGGCGAACACCCTACCCGCAGCTTCGGGTTCCCCTTCTACGAGGGGTTCCGGTTCGGGCTGCCGGGCGTGCCCGACTCCGTCCGACGGCCGGAGCCAGAGGTGGTCCACGCCCACACCCCGTTCGGGCTGGGGTTGTCGGCACTGTACCTCGCGCGCCGGATCGACGCTCCGTTGGTCGCCTCCTACCACACCCCGACTGCGGAGTACGCCGACTACCTCGCCCGCGGCCCGGTCGCGTCCGTCGTGGAGGGGTCCGCCCGTCGGTACGAACGGTGGTTCATGAACCGCGCGGACGTGGTCGTCGCCCCCAGCGAGCCCGCCCGCGAACACCTCCGCGAGATCGGCGTGGACAGCCCCGTCCGGATCGTCCCCAACGGCGTGGACGCGGCGTTCTTCTCCCCGGCCGGCGACGACGCCGTGGCCGCCTTCCGCGAGCGCCACGACCTCCCCGACGGTCCGCTCGTCGGCTACACGGGGCGCCACGGGTTCGAGAAGGAGCTCGATGCGATTCCGCCGGCGGTCGCGGCCGCCGAGACGGACGCGACGCTCGTGTTCGGCGGGGAGGGGCCCGCACGAGAGGCCGTCGCGGCCGCCGCCGACGACCACGGCGTCGACACCCGGTTCCTCGGCTTCCTCGACCGCGAGGAACTGCCGACGTTCTACTCCGCGCTGGACGCGTTCCTGTTCCCCTCGCCCGTCGAGACGCAGGGGCTCGTCGCGCTGGAGGCGACCGCCTGCGGCACCCCCGTCGTCGGCGTCGACGCCGGCGCCCTCGCCGACACCGTCGACGACGGCCACAACGGCCTCCACTTCCCGCCCGGCGACACCGCCGCGTTCGCCGACGCCGTCGACCGAGCGCTGGCGAACCGCGAACGGCTCCGACGGAACTGTCTGGACGACCGCTCCGTCGCCAGTGCCGACCACGCCGTCGACGTGTTGGCGGACGTGTACGACGACGTGCGGTGA
- a CDS encoding helix-turn-helix domain-containing protein — MPDAMSDYLGREMTCEGLLDCFHGLKDLDREVFEVLAAAETAMTVDDVAEAVDRERSTAYRSVRRLVEAGVVEREQINYDDGGYYHVFAPRPADEVADEMQRMLNECYAKMGQLIGEFREEYDEADAPVPAEH; from the coding sequence ATGCCGGACGCTATGAGCGACTACCTCGGCCGGGAGATGACGTGTGAGGGGTTGTTGGACTGTTTTCACGGGCTGAAGGATCTCGACCGAGAGGTGTTCGAGGTGCTCGCGGCCGCCGAGACGGCGATGACCGTCGACGACGTCGCCGAGGCGGTCGACCGGGAGCGTTCGACCGCCTACCGCTCCGTACGCCGACTCGTCGAGGCGGGTGTGGTGGAGCGTGAACAGATCAACTACGACGACGGCGGGTACTACCACGTGTTCGCCCCCCGGCCGGCCGACGAGGTGGCCGACGAGATGCAACGGATGCTCAACGAGTGTTACGCCAAGATGGGCCAGCTCATCGGGGAGTTCCGCGAGGAGTACGACGAGGCCGACGCGCCCGTACCAGCGGAACACTGA
- a CDS encoding DUF2892 domain-containing protein: MQQNVGETDGLARVLVGAVAGAVSLATLVGTTGLPALVAPVAGLAAAIMLFTGLTSSCPAYSLLGVNTLRR; encoded by the coding sequence GTGCAACAGAACGTCGGAGAGACGGACGGGCTCGCTCGCGTACTGGTCGGCGCCGTCGCCGGGGCCGTGTCGCTCGCAACACTCGTCGGCACGACCGGACTGCCGGCGCTCGTCGCCCCGGTCGCGGGGCTGGCCGCCGCGATCATGTTGTTCACCGGGCTGACGAGCAGCTGCCCGGCGTACAGTCTGTTGGGCGTGAACACGCTCCGCCGGTAG
- a CDS encoding halocyanin domain-containing protein, translating into MRDTETGPTRRRLLAALTVAVPAAGCLESTNEGPYGGYLADANGFDGVTDRTDTDTVTVAVGAGQGLAFDPAAVTVTTGTTVRWEWTGQGGRHNVAAEDGTLSSSYYVVEGKTYEHTFEETGVVEYYCAPHRGAGMLGVVEVV; encoded by the coding sequence ATGAGAGACACGGAGACGGGGCCGACGCGGCGGCGACTGTTGGCGGCGCTGACCGTCGCCGTCCCCGCGGCCGGCTGTCTGGAGTCGACGAACGAGGGACCGTACGGCGGCTACCTCGCGGACGCGAACGGGTTCGACGGCGTCACCGACCGCACGGACACGGACACGGTCACGGTGGCCGTCGGGGCCGGGCAGGGGCTGGCGTTCGACCCCGCGGCAGTGACGGTGACGACCGGCACGACCGTCCGCTGGGAGTGGACCGGCCAGGGCGGCCGACACAACGTCGCCGCCGAAGACGGGACGCTGTCCAGCAGCTACTACGTCGTCGAGGGGAAGACGTACGAACACACCTTCGAAGAGACTGGCGTCGTGGAGTACTACTGCGCCCCCCACCGCGGCGCGGGGATGCTCGGCGTCGTCGAGGTGGTCTAG
- a CDS encoding long-chain fatty acid--CoA ligase, translated as MVNLVTEVAATAEAHPDAPAVAFDGQEFDYRALWGRIGAFASGLADAGVAADDRVALYLPNLPQFVVGFHGTLRAGAAVVPTNPQYKSREIEHIFADSGASVVVTLPDLVPFVEEVREDTPVETVVTVGDETETGESFESFLGDPGFETVARDDDDVACQPYTSGTTGQPKGVLLSHENLRSNAAVSTTLAPDDGIRSSDRMLGVLPLFHIYGMTVTMNATLFAGGTYAPLPAWDVEQALSTIQATGVTVFHGVPAMYNDIVTTDGGEADLSGLRLCGVGGSGIPEEVLRRFEELYDAEIYEGYGLTETSPVTHFNTPDAGRRVGSIGKSLPGIDARVVDESFDAVAPVSEGPVDESETDLDGVTGEIVVSGPNVCLGYHDRPAANETSFTEADGERWFHTGDVGYHDEDGFFYVVDREKHVIVTGGYNVYPREVEELLFEHEAVADAAVVGVPDERRGETVRAFVVPTPDAEATPEELKQYCLDSLAEYKHPREIEFVEELPRTTTGKVQKFELVEESE; from the coding sequence ATGGTGAATCTCGTCACCGAGGTGGCGGCGACGGCCGAAGCGCACCCGGACGCCCCGGCGGTCGCGTTCGACGGCCAGGAGTTCGACTACCGGGCGCTGTGGGGGCGGATCGGCGCGTTCGCGTCCGGGCTGGCGGACGCCGGCGTCGCCGCCGACGACCGGGTGGCGCTGTACCTGCCGAACCTCCCGCAGTTCGTCGTCGGCTTCCACGGCACCCTCCGAGCGGGCGCCGCGGTCGTTCCGACGAACCCCCAGTACAAGAGCCGGGAGATCGAGCACATCTTCGCCGACTCCGGCGCGAGTGTGGTGGTCACGCTCCCGGATCTGGTGCCGTTCGTGGAGGAGGTGCGCGAGGACACCCCGGTGGAGACGGTCGTCACCGTCGGCGACGAGACCGAGACCGGCGAGTCGTTCGAGTCGTTCCTCGGCGACCCGGGGTTCGAGACGGTCGCGCGCGACGACGACGACGTGGCGTGTCAGCCGTACACCTCCGGCACGACCGGCCAGCCGAAGGGTGTCCTCCTGAGCCACGAGAACCTCCGGTCGAACGCGGCGGTGTCGACGACGCTCGCACCCGACGACGGGATACGGTCGTCCGACCGGATGCTGGGCGTCCTCCCCCTGTTCCACATCTACGGCATGACTGTGACCATGAACGCCACGTTGTTCGCCGGCGGGACGTACGCCCCGTTGCCCGCCTGGGACGTCGAACAGGCGTTGTCGACGATTCAGGCGACCGGCGTGACGGTGTTCCACGGCGTGCCGGCGATGTACAACGACATCGTCACGACGGACGGGGGCGAGGCGGACCTCTCCGGGCTCCGGCTGTGTGGCGTCGGCGGCTCCGGCATCCCCGAGGAGGTGCTCCGGCGGTTCGAGGAACTGTACGACGCGGAGATCTACGAGGGGTACGGGCTGACGGAGACGAGCCCGGTGACACACTTCAACACCCCCGACGCGGGGCGTCGCGTCGGCTCCATCGGTAAGTCACTCCCGGGGATCGACGCACGCGTCGTCGACGAGTCGTTCGACGCCGTCGCCCCCGTGTCGGAGGGGCCCGTCGACGAGTCCGAGACGGATCTGGACGGCGTCACCGGGGAGATCGTCGTCAGCGGGCCGAACGTCTGTCTGGGCTACCACGACCGACCGGCGGCCAACGAGACATCGTTCACGGAGGCGGACGGCGAGCGGTGGTTCCACACGGGTGACGTGGGCTACCACGACGAGGACGGCTTCTTCTACGTCGTCGACCGCGAGAAACACGTCATCGTCACCGGCGGCTACAACGTCTACCCCCGCGAGGTGGAAGAGCTGTTGTTCGAACACGAGGCGGTCGCGGACGCGGCCGTCGTCGGCGTCCCGGACGAGCGCCGCGGGGAGACGGTTCGGGCGTTCGTCGTGCCGACGCCCGACGCCGAGGCGACGCCAGAGGAGCTGAAACAGTACTGCCTCGACAGCCTCGCGGAGTACAAACACCCCCGCGAGATCGAGTTCGTCGAGGAGCTCCCCCGCACCACGACCGGGAAGGTCCAGAAGTTCGAGCTGGTCGAGGAGTCGGAGTGA
- a CDS encoding enoyl-CoA hydratase/isomerase family protein, with product MATDEIPDETDHTGTDRVELTRDPESRIARVTLTDPDRRNALSTELASGVVAALDRLEGTDTRCVVVAGEESAFSAGGDVEAMVERADADEPLDDAVRHVIQDTGRCVRRLYESEFPTVAKVTGPAFGAGANLAIAADVLLFHADARIGFGFRNVGLAVDSGTSFLLPRLVGDNVAAELVYTGELLDADRALELGIANHVFDAETFEREAEALIEEIASGPSVALRTSKRLLRADSPSLGQAIRNEASAQAAVFDTQDHAEGVSAFVEKREPEFEGR from the coding sequence ATGGCGACCGACGAGATTCCCGACGAGACGGACCACACCGGCACCGACCGCGTCGAACTCACCCGCGACCCGGAGAGCCGGATCGCGCGCGTCACGCTGACTGACCCGGATCGACGCAACGCCCTGTCGACGGAGCTGGCGAGCGGCGTCGTCGCCGCCTTAGACCGCTTGGAGGGGACGGACACTCGGTGTGTCGTCGTCGCGGGTGAGGAGTCGGCGTTCTCCGCCGGCGGCGACGTGGAGGCGATGGTGGAACGCGCCGACGCCGACGAGCCGTTGGACGACGCCGTCAGACACGTGATCCAGGACACCGGGCGGTGTGTCCGGCGGCTGTACGAGTCGGAGTTCCCGACCGTGGCGAAGGTGACCGGGCCGGCGTTCGGCGCCGGGGCGAACCTGGCCATCGCCGCCGACGTGCTCCTGTTCCACGCCGACGCCCGGATCGGCTTCGGCTTCCGCAACGTCGGACTGGCGGTGGACTCCGGCACCTCCTTCCTCCTGCCGCGGCTCGTCGGCGACAACGTCGCCGCCGAACTGGTGTACACGGGTGAACTGCTGGACGCCGACCGCGCGCTGGAGCTCGGGATCGCCAACCACGTCTTCGACGCCGAGACGTTCGAGCGGGAGGCGGAGGCGCTGATCGAGGAGATCGCGTCCGGGCCCTCCGTCGCCTTACGTACCTCGAAGCGACTGCTCCGGGCCGACAGCCCGTCGCTCGGGCAGGCGATCCGCAACGAGGCGAGCGCGCAGGCGGCCGTGTTCGACACCCAAGACCACGCCGAGGGGGTCTCGGCGTTCGTGGAGAAACGAGAGCCGGAGTTCGAGGGGCGTTAG
- a CDS encoding DUF4365 domain-containing protein — protein MGKKISSNQALEQRSRTELKSAFEGWAVNDLENDFGLDFVVQLASPARREEEQHTELTPFSCYVQLKAAESFDGGESVSRSISTDLFDSYWGSPVPIAFVFYEDSTGDLYYQFLQDIVWTDLWESTPTWRTQETVTVRIDRDRQLTDRDDFGEAVEACQRRIETRRYRQQLVESALSERVGGRGALAGTEHVMAYFANIVDNGPLPYELKPIRQCLSELAPLDFHTTVTGCDPAAPLFTLYDCCRVAARICTDEVPEMAEFFSGYADRTRASLRHWLVGNVYLNCEIDETFVMLDVYELTQEPTEFGLWMATQQYEDGVFWDENPRSICNTPTYKLVEQVPYEEATAPHNACEEGDHEMIVTSPDGIDPFLSCERCGLSMDVLCETPCHVPELTCNRCGENTLGEVVDESGVYCNACAANRR, from the coding sequence GTGGGCAAGAAGATCTCCTCGAATCAGGCGCTGGAACAACGTTCCCGGACGGAACTGAAGTCGGCGTTCGAGGGCTGGGCCGTTAACGACTTAGAGAACGACTTCGGGCTCGACTTCGTCGTTCAACTGGCGAGCCCGGCCAGGCGAGAGGAGGAACAGCACACCGAACTGACACCGTTCAGCTGTTATGTCCAACTGAAGGCCGCCGAGTCGTTCGACGGCGGAGAGTCCGTCAGCCGTTCGATCAGCACCGATCTGTTCGACTCCTACTGGGGGAGTCCGGTCCCGATCGCCTTCGTGTTCTACGAAGACTCGACAGGGGACCTCTACTACCAGTTCCTGCAAGACATCGTCTGGACCGACCTCTGGGAGTCGACACCGACGTGGCGGACACAGGAGACGGTGACCGTTCGGATCGACAGGGACCGACAGCTGACGGACAGAGACGACTTCGGGGAGGCGGTCGAGGCGTGCCAGCGACGGATCGAGACACGTCGGTACAGGCAGCAGTTGGTCGAATCGGCGCTTAGCGAGCGTGTCGGTGGAAGAGGGGCCCTCGCCGGAACAGAGCATGTAATGGCCTACTTCGCTAACATCGTTGACAACGGTCCTCTTCCATACGAACTGAAACCGATACGACAATGTCTGAGCGAACTCGCCCCGCTTGACTTTCACACCACCGTCACGGGATGTGATCCGGCTGCACCGTTGTTCACCCTGTACGACTGCTGCCGGGTGGCGGCCCGCATTTGCACGGACGAAGTCCCAGAGATGGCCGAGTTCTTCTCGGGGTACGCAGACCGAACCCGCGCGTCCCTACGACACTGGCTCGTCGGGAACGTCTACCTGAACTGTGAGATAGACGAGACGTTCGTGATGCTCGACGTGTACGAACTCACCCAGGAACCGACCGAATTCGGTCTCTGGATGGCAACACAGCAGTACGAGGACGGAGTGTTCTGGGACGAGAACCCACGATCGATCTGCAACACACCGACCTACAAGCTCGTTGAACAGGTCCCGTACGAGGAGGCGACTGCTCCACACAACGCCTGTGAGGAGGGCGACCACGAGATGATCGTCACAAGCCCAGACGGTATCGATCCGTTTCTCTCCTGTGAGCGCTGCGGCCTCTCGATGGATGTTCTGTGTGAAACCCCGTGCCATGTGCCTGAACTGACGTGTAACCGATGCGGTGAGAACACCCTCGGAGAAGTAGTCGACGAGTCGGGGGTATACTGTAATGCCTGTGCGGCCAATCGGCGCTAA